In a genomic window of Chromatiales bacterium:
- a CDS encoding pilin: MIVVAIIGILAAMAIPIYQGHVIRTQVTRVYAELSNLRTQTEDLLSQGRLPADASDELGYSANNLLSAEPAVDFSAGDGSGSIIASFGNNASSTIHGAIMTLSRSASGSWACTLNAGTASGWHTKYSPAGCD, from the coding sequence ATGATTGTGGTGGCGATCATTGGCATCTTGGCTGCCATGGCCATTCCGATATATCAGGGTCACGTCATACGCACGCAGGTCACACGGGTGTATGCTGAGCTGAGCAATCTACGAACACAGACGGAAGACCTGCTTTCTCAGGGCCGCCTGCCTGCTGATGCCAGCGACGAGCTGGGGTATTCGGCAAACAATCTACTATCTGCCGAACCGGCTGTAGATTTCTCTGCTGGAGACGGATCCGGGAGCATTATCGCGTCATTTGGCAACAACGCATCTTCAACAATCCATGGGGCCATCATGACCCTGTCGCGCTCCGCCAGCGGTAGCTGGGCTTGTACGCTGAATGCCGGCACGGCAAGCGGTTGGCACACAAAATACAGCCCTGCTGGCTGTGATTAG